CGACTCGCTGCGCCGGCATGCCGTGGCCAACACGGTGGTGCTGAGCGGCGACGTGCACGAGAACTGGGTCGGCCATGTGAAGGCCGACTTTGCCGAGGCGGCCAGCCCCAGCATCGGCGTGGAGTTCTGCGGCACCAGCATCACCTCGCGCGCGGGCGGCGCGGGCAAGGTGCCCCAGGTGCTGGCCGAGAATCCGCATTTCGTGTTCGCCGATGCGGAGCATCGGGGCTACGGTGTGGTCGAATTCACGCCGCAGCGGGTGAGCACCACGCTGCGCGCGGTGGACGACGTGCGGCTGCCCGACAGCGGCATCCACACCCTGGCGCGGTTCGAGGTGCAGGCCGGCCGGCCGGTGGTCGAGCGGGCCTGAGGCGGCCGGCGGTCAGAGCCGGGGCTGCAGCGGCGGCGGCGTGTCCTGGTCGCCGGCCTGGCGCTGGCGAAACAGCGCGGCGCGCGCCAGCAGCAAGGTGGTCACGGGCACCGTGATCGACAAGAAGATGATGATCAGCCAGGTGTGCAGCGCCAACCCCTTGCCGCTGGCCGAGAAGTAGAGGATGGACGCCAGCGTGACGCACCAGCTGCTGAAGGTGCAGGCCAGCGCGGGCGGGTGCATGCGCTGGAAAAAGGTCTTCAGCCGCACCAGGCCGAGCGCGGCGACCAGGGAGAACAGCCCGCCGGCGACCAGCAGCGCGGCCGCGCCCCATTCCACCCACAGCGGCACGCCGGCGCTCATTCGATCACCTCGCCGCGCAGCAGGAACTTGGCCAGCGCCGCCGAGCTCACGAAGCCGAACAGCGCGATCAGCAGGGCGGCCTCGAAATACATGCTGCTCGCATGGCGGATGCCCAGCACCAGCATCACCAGCATGCCGTTGATGTAGAGCAGGTCCAGCGCCAGCACGCGGTCCTGGGCCGAGGGGCCGCGCAGCAGGCGCCACAGGATCAGGGCCATGGCCAGCGCATGGCAGGCCAGCGCCGCGACAATCGCATGGGACAGCACGGGAGTCATCCGAAAATCTCCATCAGGGGGCGCTCATAGCGCGCCTTGTAGTGCGCAATGAACGCGGCTTCGTCATCGACATCCCAGACATGCAGCAGCACGGCGCTGCGGTCGGGCGCGAGTTCCAGCCACACGGTGCCCGGCACCACGGTGGTGATGACGGCGAGCGCCGCCAGGCCGTGCGCATCGTGCAGCGCCAGGGGAATGGCGACGTAGGCGCTGCGCGGCATGCGCCGCCACGAGCGCAGCATGCCCCAGCCGACTTCGAGGTTGGACCGCACCACGTCGCCGCCCACCATGAGGATCAGCCGCAGCAGCGTGCCGGGCCGGCGCAGGCGGGCCGGCGACGGCCGCAGCGGCGCAGCCAGGAGCGGCATCACCACGGCGACGGCCGCTGCCAGCACCAGATGCCCGGCGCTGACGGATTGGTTGAGCAGCAGCCACAGCGCGAACAGCGAGGCCGACAGCAGCGGGGAGGGCAGCAGCCGCTTCATCGCGCACCGCCTTGCGGATTGGGGACGGGGCGGGCCGCCATCACGGCATCGATGTAGAGCGAAGGCTGGTGCAGCTCGGCGGCCGTGGCGCGCGTGTAGCGCAGCACCGGCTCGGCATACAGCGCCAGCAGCGCGCAGCCCAGCAGCAGCGCGGCGACCGGCAGGCATTCGATGACACGCAGGCGCGGCGGCGGGCGGTTCTGCGGGGCCCAGAAATGGCGGATGCCGACCCGCGACAGCGCGATGGTCGAGAGCAGGCCCGAGGCGATCATCAGCGTCAGCAGGGTCCAGCCCGCCGTCGGCACGGGCGCGGCCTCGGCCCCCAGGCCGCCGGGATTGAGCAGCGCCGTCAGCATGCTGAACTTGGCGACGAAGCCCGACAG
This Variovorax terrae DNA region includes the following protein-coding sequences:
- a CDS encoding Na+/H+ antiporter subunit E; translation: MKRLLPSPLLSASLFALWLLLNQSVSAGHLVLAAAVAVVMPLLAAPLRPSPARLRRPGTLLRLILMVGGDVVRSNLEVGWGMLRSWRRMPRSAYVAIPLALHDAHGLAALAVITTVVPGTVWLELAPDRSAVLLHVWDVDDEAAFIAHYKARYERPLMEIFG
- a CDS encoding Na+/H+ antiporter subunit G, with amino-acid sequence MSAGVPLWVEWGAAALLVAGGLFSLVAALGLVRLKTFFQRMHPPALACTFSSWCVTLASILYFSASGKGLALHTWLIIIFLSITVPVTTLLLARAALFRQRQAGDQDTPPPLQPRL
- a CDS encoding K+/H+ antiporter subunit F; amino-acid sequence: MTPVLSHAIVAALACHALAMALILWRLLRGPSAQDRVLALDLLYINGMLVMLVLGIRHASSMYFEAALLIALFGFVSSAALAKFLLRGEVIE